In Cotesia glomerata isolate CgM1 unplaced genomic scaffold, MPM_Cglom_v2.3 scaffold_102, whole genome shotgun sequence, the genomic window ttatctttaaatcaTTGATCtctgttaaataataataatgataatgataattaaggAAGTTACTTggaattgaaattaagtaaaagGGTAAGTTTTATGAAAAGTACTCAATACATTTGATGTAGAaagttaaaagttaaaatgtaaaaaaaaggaTACTCGAGTAAGCTGAAAAGTATTGCTCGTTTAGCAACCAATTtacgatattttttatatcaattggCAGAGGATGACCAACACAGGAATAAACATTTGTTTCAGTAACATCTCCGAATGCTAGCCACGTACTTTGAAGAACATTAAGGACTTTTCTCATATCCCCGCCACTTAGTTCCATCAGAGCACGTTTACCATCTTCAGTtattttgatactaaaaaatagaaaacaaagtattaaaagtaaaacaaaataaaaaaggagCACGTAAATGCCCGCGCaatgtgtatatttataaaaataacatcttaACGCAATTACTTTTCTTCTTTAACGACGTGCTCAAGTCTCGGAAGAATCTGCTCAGAGTTAAGTGAACCAAACCGGAATTTAGTGCACCTGGATTGCAGTGCAGGTATGATTTTACTTagataattacaaataatgcAAAATCTTACATTCTCGGTATACTTTTCCATAACTAAAACATAAGACAGACAATAATACATAAAGCATGATATTGTTGAGGACCTGACGTACAGCAACAAAGTCATAAATTTAAACCAGTGACATACTTCTTCTCAGAGCATTTTGAGCGTCATTTGTCATAGCATCAGCTTCATccagtataattaatttaaatccaGATCTATACATTGTTCCTGTGCTTGCAAAACTAAGGATTTGTCCTCTAACAATACCAATACCTCGATCGTCCGACGCGTTTAACTCCAACACCTAACaaaggataataataataattgtagtGATAATCCGTTAAACGATAATCCAGTATTTTCTGCAGTatgattgatttattaattatacttaaaaagCTTTGAATACTTAATAAACTAGTGCAGAGATACAAACCATCGAGCTGAATTGTGCCGgcttatacaattttttgg contains:
- the LOC123273528 gene encoding replication factor C subunit 5, yielding MRVDKSGNLPWVEKYRPSTLDDLISHEDIIKTINKFINENQLPHLLFYGPPGTGKTSTILACAKKLYKPAQFSSMVLELNASDDRGIGIVRGQILSFASTGTMYRSGFKLIILDEADAMTNDAQNALRRIMEKYTENVRFCIICNYLSKIIPALQSRCTKFRFGSLNSEQILPRLEHVVKEENIKITEDGKRALMELSGGDMRKVLNVLQSTWLAFGDVTETNVYSCVGHPLPIDIKNIVNWLLNEQYFSAYSKINDLKIKKGLALQDILTQLHLLVNKIEFPDNIIMELIIKLAQIEKQTAAGCNEAVQLNALVSAFQNARDIEKV